The region TGTTTTTACCTAGGGAAATCTAATCTTGTTGGTTATGGCATGCTTGCATAGGAACTGATGGATAAATTGAAGACGCCATCAGATGCAGAGTTGATGAAGATTGCAATAAATGATCTAAACAACTTATCCATATCGTTAGATGACCGCCATCGTGCACTTCAAGAACTCCTGATACTTGTGGAGCCAATAGATAATGCAAATGGTATGTGTTGTTCACTGCCTTCACAAAAGAAAATTATCAAATCTACATCGCCACTATTGCAGAAATACTGGGTTAAGTGAATTCTTTGTGACGTGTTCCTTTTAAATTGGCTGTATTTGGTATATTTActatgtaataaataaattaaaatttgatagagACTAAGGAATCATTAAAGGGATGAAATAGCAGTGTTGTCGCCCATTACTGATTTTCTTAACGTGTGACAACTAATGAAGCATCGAGTACTTGAGAAACATACCACTTAACTGGAGCATTGCTGGTGGAAGGATAACACTAATATAATTGCAATTTTTGGTATAAGTATGTGATATTATGATATATCAATAATTTTAATTGCAATACATGATATACAAAAAattcatgtttaaattcaaattcCGAATATAAAAACTTATGCTAAGTATATGATTTTATTAGGAAATGTACATTGTACATAAAAATGTGTATAATTATGGAGCCCATGAACATAATCTGGCCCAGCATTCACTTCCGCTTACCTGTTTTACTTTTTGAACTGTTCTGTTTTTAAAAAGTGTAAGCAAAATTATTTTGTCCACGAGCTTAAGGCACATAAAAACATGTCTTATGCCAGAATTGCACAAGCTAGGGGGACTCACTGCAGTCATAAAGGACCTTAACCATTCAAATCCAGACATAAGAACTATTTCTGCATGGATTCTTGGGACAGCCAGCCAAAATAATCTCTTTGTCCAGAACCAGGTTTGCTATTTGCTTTTACCATTCAATGTCAAAGTTGATGATGTGTTTCTAGACCTCTTAATCCCTCCAGAACCTCAGTCATACTTCTTTTTGGAGGGACTCACGTGACATGTAGAGTGTAGAGTTCATACTGAAATTTGTGAATGTCAGATTTTGGAGCTTGGAACACTGGCAAAGTTAATGGAGATAGCACACTCTGACTTCATTGAAGAGGCCATTAAAGCATTATATGCTATTTCAGCCTTGATTAGAAATAATCCTGAGGGGCAACAGTTATTTTATAAGGAAGCTGGAGATTTGATGCTTCAGGTGAAAACACTAAGGATAATATAACACGTTGGGGCTATGACACACATCTTGTTGTCTCTCTAATTTGCAGTTATTACTTTTTATACAATTTTGCAGAAAATACTGAGCAACTCTAGCATTGATATCAGATTACACCGGAAATCAGTTTTCCTCTTGGCTGATCTTGTTGACTGTCAATTGCAAAGCAGAAGTGACACACAACTGCCTTTTTCCAGCAATCACATCTTGTTAAAATCTGTTGTTGATCTAACGGCATCAGCAGACCTTGATCTCCAGGAAAAGGTCTTTGCTTGTCCTTTTATCAGTATATATGATGTGTGATTACCATTTTTCTgctatttgtattttgtagACAATATGTGACTCACCTCAACAGCAATGAGCCATATAAATGGCATTCTTGGCGCAGTTGAATAAACATAATATCTGGAGTTGTAGAGAATAATGACTTGGGTACTGTTGTACTGGTAAAATTAATTGAATGCATCAATCATGTTTGCTGAATTTAAAAAGTTTTTTTGGTCATTTAATCATCTACAGAATATATTTATTGTTCAAATTTTCGCAGGCCCTATATGCAGTAAAGAGTTTGTTGATGCTAAGGTCTACTGATGCTCTTGTCTTCAAAGACATCTGTGAACTGGATTTGGTACTAGGAAGAATGAAACAACAGTTGCTGCAATTGATTCTCGATGATCAATATAAGGAGTATGCTTTGGATGTAGAAAATCTTCGAAAAGAAGTTGAGCTCATTTTCCACAGAAAGCTTGAAAAGGTGTGTATAATAACAAGGGAATAGATTCTTGTGTAGTTTCCAAATTTTATTTGTGTGAACTTGAAATATGACAGGGCAAGCCAACTTTTACACAACAATTGGGCTTGACTGCGCTTCAGTAACCGCACACGTTGGATAAAGTTAGACCTTCCTTCAACTCATTCCCTTGTTAGAGTAAGTGAGTAACCATTTTGGCAATGCCTCTTCAACCAGCTGCTACAGTCCTTTCTGCACTTTGTTTCAAATTTTACCGAAAAATGGAGTAGCAATTCACGTGGAATGCACTGGAGGCTTTCTAAGATCGTTTTATACAATTATTATAGTGAATTTGTTAACTCAATTATGGCACTACTTCACTTTCCTTGCAATTCGAGTGGTTGTCCGTACAATGGAACAGCGGACTAGTGatgaaatatactccctccgtcccataaaaatgtgtactttccatttccgtctatccttaaaaaatatgggcattttcatttgtggaaaaaatttgCTTCAACTAATTatccatatacatcaatttatttaaacTTATACCACTATGACCCCCATTACAATTCATTAAAcattaacactactttaactatccaTCTAGccttctcctcatctctcttaatttaccaattatgcattaattttcATGCCATTTTAATTGTCCATATTTtattgggatggagggagtatgatacATGTGTTCAACATGCCATCATGATATGCCACCTTtcattagggatgtcaatcgagCTAACTCGTTCGGGTTTGGGCCAACCCACTCAGGTTGCCGGGTTATTTGGgtgcgggctattcgggttattaATTTTTCGGGTCATAATTTTCGATTCTAACTCTAACACGTCGGGTTTCGGGGCTAACCcatcgggctattcgggcctAAAAACTTGCAAAAATAATCTCTTATATCAAATTCCTCTACAAAATGATTTAAActttttgatatttttgatATTGTCATTTGCattatggaaaataaataagtaaTGTTAAAATAGCATTTTAACTAATTATGTAAAAGTAATATAATTGTGTATGGGGTCCTCTTCTAATGCTTTTAACGCCATAGTCCAAATCTAAGACTAAATCTACACCCTTAGGTTTTAAGATGAACGGATAAAATTAAAGCtcacaaatatcaataaatagtagacaaaataaaaacaaaagggtgatatcgtcattatgttatcatatgataattttcgtggatttttttatatcaacatagtgtattacaaatatcaacaatatggcATGAAgatatcaacacaagtacaagaaaatatcaacacagttttatttgatatattatatacacaatattgagattttacatacactatattgagttttctttttgtatttgttgataaaatctgcttatcaacatataccCAATTTGAActataaattatcaaatttcatcacccgaacatcgtcagaacatatgcaattgagatctcgttggaatccttttaaaattatctttaatttgatatattttttgcgaaaaataatttaaatcgagagagttacataaatttaaagttttgagatgattttgataaacgagaattgacattaataccttttaaatttatttactaattatttaaattttaaatgtaaTACACTTGTCATTATTTTTACCATTCGATCTCTCAATCTAATAGCTAAGAATTGGTTTGGATTCAATTGATCATGTGCCACTGTGTA is a window of Salvia splendens isolate huo1 chromosome 3, SspV2, whole genome shotgun sequence DNA encoding:
- the LOC121797135 gene encoding hsp70 nucleotide exchange factor FES1-like isoform X2, whose amino-acid sequence is MKRRAIFFSSIAAAMLVFMAAAVAGAERENKTSSLGALWSSAKEEGDDLGGPPTTVQEEEERHLDGGFSTLEGMLQWSIGHSDPEKLKEAALDIERLSSQDLKQRQELMDKLKTPSDAELMKIAINDLNNLSISLDDRHRALQELLILVEPIDNANELHKLGGLTAVIKDLNHSNPDIRTISAWILGTASQNNLFVQNQILELGTLAKLMEIAHSDFIEEAIKALYAISALIRNNPEGQQLFYKEAGDLMLQKILSNSSIDIRLHRKSVFLLADLVDCQLQSRSDTQLPFSSNHILLKSVVDLTASADLDLQEKTICDSPQQQ
- the LOC121797135 gene encoding hsp70 nucleotide exchange factor FES1-like isoform X1, producing MKRRAIFFSSIAAAMLVFMAAAVAGAERENKTSSLGALWSSAKEEGDDLGGPPTTVQEEEERHLDGGFSTLEGMLQWSIGHSDPEKLKEAALDIERLSSQDLKQRQELMDKLKTPSDAELMKIAINDLNNLSISLDDRHRALQELLILVEPIDNANELHKLGGLTAVIKDLNHSNPDIRTISAWILGTASQNNLFVQNQILELGTLAKLMEIAHSDFIEEAIKALYAISALIRNNPEGQQLFYKEAGDLMLQKILSNSSIDIRLHRKSVFLLADLVDCQLQSRSDTQLPFSSNHILLKSVVDLTASADLDLQEKALYAVKSLLMLRSTDALVFKDICELDLVLGRMKQQLLQLILDDQYKEYALDVENLRKEVELIFHRKLEKGKPTFTQQLGLTALQ